One window from the genome of Nisaea sp. encodes:
- a CDS encoding TRAP transporter large permease subunit, with amino-acid sequence MEDISIIALFLFVLFLLLGTGVWIGLALLGVAFVGMELFTTRPVGDVMVTTVWTHSSSWTLAALPLFIWMGEVLYRTRLSEDMFRGLAPWLAKLPGGLIHTNIVGCTVFAAVSGSSAATLTTVGKMSIPELRKRNYPEKVVIGTLAGAATLGLMIPPSLTLIVYGVTINESITKLFIAGIVPGMVLASMFMAYVAIYSKVSKNYHPDDEPEMSFAAKVKNSRFLIPVLCLIAVVIGSMYLGLATATEAAAFGVIGSLILAASQGSLSWKTFLESLMGATRTSAMIALILAGASFLSLAMGFTGLPRGLANLIADMNLSRFELLMALLVFYIVLGCFLDGISSVVLTMAVVEPMIRQAGIDLLWFGIFIVVVVEMAQITPPIGFNLFVLQGMTRHEMGFIARCAIPMFLIMVLMVFVLIGFPEIATWLPDNMRQGPS; translated from the coding sequence ATGGAAGATATCTCGATTATTGCCCTGTTTCTCTTCGTCCTGTTCCTGCTTCTCGGCACAGGCGTATGGATCGGGCTGGCACTGCTCGGCGTCGCGTTCGTCGGCATGGAACTGTTCACCACACGTCCGGTGGGCGACGTGATGGTCACCACCGTCTGGACCCACTCCTCGTCCTGGACGCTCGCCGCCTTGCCGTTGTTCATCTGGATGGGGGAGGTGCTGTACCGCACGCGCCTGTCGGAGGACATGTTCCGGGGGCTGGCACCGTGGCTGGCGAAGCTGCCCGGTGGTCTGATCCACACAAATATTGTCGGCTGCACGGTCTTCGCGGCAGTTTCCGGCTCTTCGGCGGCGACGCTGACGACGGTCGGCAAGATGTCGATCCCGGAGCTGCGCAAGCGGAACTACCCGGAGAAGGTGGTGATCGGAACGCTGGCCGGAGCGGCGACGCTCGGCCTGATGATCCCGCCCTCGCTGACCCTGATCGTTTATGGCGTGACCATTAACGAGTCGATCACCAAGCTGTTCATCGCGGGCATCGTCCCGGGCATGGTGCTGGCCTCCATGTTCATGGCTTATGTGGCGATCTATTCGAAAGTTTCGAAGAACTATCATCCGGATGACGAGCCGGAGATGAGCTTCGCCGCCAAGGTGAAGAACTCGCGCTTCCTGATTCCGGTTCTCTGCCTGATTGCTGTGGTTATCGGCTCGATGTATCTCGGGCTCGCCACGGCGACCGAGGCGGCGGCTTTCGGTGTCATCGGCTCGCTCATCCTGGCGGCGAGCCAGGGTTCGCTCAGCTGGAAGACGTTCCTGGAAAGCCTGATGGGGGCGACCCGGACCTCAGCCATGATCGCCCTGATCCTTGCCGGTGCATCCTTCCTGTCTCTGGCGATGGGCTTCACGGGCCTGCCGCGCGGGCTGGCCAACCTGATCGCCGACATGAATCTCAGCCGTTTCGAGCTGCTGATGGCATTGCTGGTCTTCTACATCGTGCTCGGCTGCTTCCTCGACGGTATCTCGTCGGTGGTGCTGACCATGGCGGTTGTGGAGCCAATGATCCGGCAGGCGGGCATCGACCTGCTCTGGTTCGGCATCTTCATTGTCGTGGTGGTCGAGATGGCACAGATCACGCCGCCGATCGGCTTCAACCTGTTCGTCCTGCAGGGCATGACCCGGCACGAGATGGGCTTCATCGCCCGCTGCGCCATTCCGATGTTCCTGATCATGGTGCTGATGGTGTTTGTGCTGATCGGGTTCCCCGAAATCGCAACCTGGCTGCCGGACAACATGCGGCAAGGTCCTTCCTGA
- a CDS encoding TRAP transporter small permease: MVFLAKLRAGLDRLYLISGAVGALFLIAILSLIVLQMVARWTGEVFPGAAEYVGYCMAAASFFAFAHTLQRGAHIRVSMLLNVVPAGVRRVLEIWCFGIGSALAWYFVWYAVKFVYWSWKFKDISQGQDATLLWMPQTGMVIGSVILAISLTDFLIHMVFVGRHRIVHESVESHAE, from the coding sequence ATGGTTTTTCTGGCAAAACTCAGGGCCGGGCTGGACCGGCTTTATCTCATATCCGGCGCGGTCGGCGCGTTATTCCTGATCGCCATTTTGAGTCTGATCGTCCTGCAGATGGTGGCGCGCTGGACCGGTGAGGTATTTCCGGGGGCAGCCGAATATGTCGGCTATTGCATGGCCGCCGCCTCGTTCTTCGCCTTTGCGCACACCCTGCAGCGCGGCGCGCATATCCGTGTTTCGATGCTGCTGAATGTGGTCCCGGCCGGTGTCCGGCGTGTTCTGGAAATCTGGTGTTTCGGCATCGGAAGCGCACTTGCCTGGTACTTCGTCTGGTATGCGGTGAAGTTTGTATACTGGTCGTGGAAGTTCAAGGATATCAGCCAGGGGCAGGACGCCACTCTGCTCTGGATGCCGCAGACCGGGATGGTCATCGGTTCGGTCATTCTGGCGATCTCGCTGACCGATTTTCTCATTCACATGGTTTTTGTCGGCCGGCACCGGATTGTGCATGAGTCGGTCGAATCCCACGCGGAGTAG
- a CDS encoding TRAP transporter substrate-binding protein: MKKLSTAIAAAVFAVAGSAGAMAEKWDMPMAYSGSNFHSATGAEFAKCVTTGTGGAIEIVTHPSGSLFKGNDIKRAIQTGQAQIGERLLSAHQNENVVFAFDSIPFLATSFDDAAKLWKAAKPTLEKILADQNLVLLYAVPWPPQGLYFKKEVNAVADMKGIKFRSYNNATARLAELTGMLPVQIEAAEISQAFATGVADSMISSGATGYDRKVWESLTHFYEVDGWLPRNSVMVNGDVWNGLDDAKKGVLRGCAELAEYAGTWRAIEYTQFTLNGLKAGGMTVGPASDTLQAELRAIGETMTKEWLDSAGAEGKAIVDAYKAMK, translated from the coding sequence ATGAAAAAACTTTCGACAGCAATTGCCGCGGCAGTGTTCGCGGTTGCCGGTTCCGCCGGTGCGATGGCGGAAAAATGGGATATGCCGATGGCCTATTCCGGCTCCAACTTCCACTCCGCCACCGGCGCCGAGTTCGCGAAATGCGTGACCACCGGTACCGGTGGTGCCATCGAGATCGTGACGCACCCGTCCGGCTCTCTCTTCAAGGGTAACGACATCAAGCGCGCGATCCAGACCGGTCAGGCGCAGATCGGCGAGCGCCTGCTGTCCGCTCATCAGAATGAGAACGTGGTGTTCGCATTCGACTCGATCCCGTTCCTCGCCACCTCCTTTGATGACGCTGCGAAGCTCTGGAAAGCGGCGAAGCCGACGCTTGAAAAGATCCTCGCCGACCAGAATTTGGTCCTGCTCTATGCCGTTCCGTGGCCGCCGCAGGGTCTCTACTTCAAGAAGGAAGTGAACGCGGTTGCCGATATGAAGGGCATCAAGTTCCGCTCCTACAACAACGCGACCGCGCGGCTCGCCGAGCTGACCGGGATGCTTCCGGTGCAGATCGAAGCCGCTGAAATCAGCCAGGCTTTTGCGACCGGTGTTGCCGATTCCATGATCTCTTCCGGCGCGACCGGCTATGACCGCAAGGTCTGGGAGAGCCTGACCCATTTCTACGAAGTCGATGGCTGGCTGCCGCGTAATTCGGTGATGGTGAACGGCGACGTCTGGAACGGTCTCGACGATGCCAAAAAGGGCGTCCTGCGCGGCTGCGCGGAGCTCGCCGAATATGCAGGCACCTGGCGCGCGATCGAATACACCCAGTTCACCCTGAATGGTCTGAAAGCCGGCGGCATGACTGTCGGTCCGGCAAGCGACACTCTCCAGGCCGAACTGCGGGCGATCGGTGAGACCATGACCAAGGAATGGCTGGACTCAGCCGGCGCCGAAGGCAAAGCCATTGTCGACGCTTACAAGGCTATGAAGTAA